catattaaaaaaatttagaaaatataaatatacttatttttaaaactaaatactatcaaaataccatatttctaaattattaatgttttaaattatgttgTTGTTAAGAAATAACCTGCCTATCGAATTTAACCATTGTTTATATGTATTCTCAACTTTCTGTAAATGCTAATAGGCTCCATCATTTTAcagaaatttgattttaaaatgtgaatttaatCGAGTATATATTGTCCTATATCGCGTATCTTTATTTTGTAAGAATTTACTACTAGAAGAAATTATATAGCTAAAATATAACTAGTATACACATTATGTAGATATAATTTCATAGAAATGAAACTGGAACTGGCGAAAAAGCAATATTTGAGTTAAacaattaatttgaaaaattaaagggttataatctattaaaaattttgaagcCAAATATACAAATCGTagtaaatgaaacaaaaaatgtgCACAATTTTGTTTCCAAAATTTTTGTGATCGATCTAAAACTCAAATCCATATGCTCCATCCTAATATCATTGGCATAAGTTATTATCTACTTACTACTCATCGGATATTGTTCTTTCTTGTGATTACATCCAGTCTCATTGTTTTCCTTATAAATGATCGTATTTACAAAATCTTCGACAACATGAGtattcaaaatagtttttttttcaaaccatTATATTAGCATGTACTACTAAACTCAAAAGTTTCAAAGGTGAAACATTAGATATTGTCTTAGcttgttttaaattatcaagATATTTTCCAGTGTATGTAAACATAATGATTGAAATCTtagatgaaaattaatttttaaaattaaagatatgttaaatcaaactaattaagcaatattgtttgaaattattcatatatgTCTTGTTATTAGTTTAACAATCTTGTGTGGTTAGCACATTGTTTTTCAGTTGAGTTAATATATGTATTGATTCATTTAGAAGGAGATTCACTTGATGGTCGCATTATATTGCAAACTGTTTGATCCACgatttttgatcaaataaaatttaacgatagttaaataaaaaatttgttaaccAGATCAATATaagcaaaacatatttttaagcaGTTTGCGAAACTGAGACACAATGAGTCCACAACTCATCACTTTTCTCCAAATACTCTGTTTCGTGGGCAACTAAATGCGGCTTCTCAGCAATATATTTGATAAGAGTATCGTGACACATTTTTCCTTCTTGAACAAGATCATGACAACATGCATCAGTGATGGTTAAATTTTCAAAGACAACACCAATTATATCCAATGCACATTTTGGACTGATTTTAAGAAGACATGTATCCCATAGTGATTTTGCTTCAGCTTCTTCAACAGAGAATGCAGGAACGAACGCACCAATCAAAGCAATAACAATGAATACGATAGTAGTTCGGGAAGAAGTGTGAGCCATTGTGCCAATGTTTTCGAAATAAGTggcaaatgtaattaatataatatattaaatttttgtatCTGGTATTTTAGAATGCAATTTTGtctcatatttataagagattaAAAACACAAACTAAACATATTTTCAAGTGAACATAAGATATTAATTAATGCAGTTTAACGTTAAATAAAATGTGACAGCTAATATGAGTTTTCtctaacatattaaaaaaatttagaaaatagagatatacttattttttaaactaaatactATCAAAATAGCATACTTctaaattattaatgttttaagttattttgttgttAAGAATTAACCTGCCAATCGAATTTAACCATTGTTTATACGTATTATCTACTTTCTGTAAATGCTAATAGGCTCCATCATTTTACAgaaatttggatttaaaatgtgaatttaatCGACTATATATTGTCCAATATCGCGTATCTTTATTTTGTAAGAATTTACTACTAGAAGAAATTATATAGCTAAACCATAACAAGTATACACATTATGTAGATATAATTTCATAGAAATGAAACTCGAACTGGcgaaaaaacaatatttgagtTGAACAATTAATTTGCAAAAATTAAAGGGTtgtaatctattaaaaattttgaagcCAAATCTACAAATTGTagtaaatgaaacaaaaaatgtgCACAATTTTGTTTCCAAAACTTTTATGATGGATTAAAAACTCAAATCCATACGCTCCATCCTAATATCATTGGCATAAGTTATTATCTACTTACTAGTCATAGGATATTGTTCTTTTTCGTGTTACATCCAGTCTCATTGTTTTCTTTGTAAATGATCGTATTTACAAAATCGTCGACAACATGAgtattaaaattagtttttttttcaagccATTATATTAGCATGTCCTACAAAACTCAAAGGTCTCAAAGGTGAAACATTGGATATATTCTTAGGTTGTTTTATATTACACAAGAATATTTTCtgtgtatgtaaaaataatgatttaaattgtagatgaaaattaatttttaaaattaaagataagTTAAGTCAAAGTAATTAAGCAATATTGTttgaaattattcatatatatcttgttaTTAGTTTAGCAATCTTGTATGGTTAGCACATTGTTTTTCAATTGAGTTAATATATGTATTGATTCATTTAGAATGAGATTCACTTGATGGTCGCTTTATATTGCATACTGTTTGATCCAcgattttttatcaaataaaatttaacgatagttaaataaaaattttgtagATCAATACAAgcataacatatttttaagcAGTTTGCGAAACTGAGACACAATGAGTCCACAAATCATCACTTTTCTTCAAATACTCTGTTTCGTGGGCAACTAAATGCGGCTTCTCAGCAATATATTTGATAAGAGTATCGTGACACATTTTTCCTTCATGTACAAGATCATGACAACATGCATCAGTGATGGTTAAATTTTCAAAGACAACACCAATTATATCCAACGCACAATTTGGACTGATTTTAAGAAGACAGGTATCCCATAGTGATTTTGCTTCAGCTTCTTCAACAGAGAATGCAGGAACGAACGCACAAATCAAAGCAACAACAATGAATACGATAGTAGTTCGGGAAGAAGTGTGAGCCATTGTGCCAATGTTTTCGAAATAAGTGGCAaatgttattaatataatatattaaaatgtttgtatctggtattttagaatgaaattttgtttcttatttataaGAGATTAAACACTCAAACACAAACATAAACGTATTTTCAAGTgaacataaaaaattaattaatgcagTTTAACGTTAAATAAAATGTGACCGTTAATATGGGTTTTCTctaatatatttagaaaatttagaaaaaataagtatacttattgtttaaactaaatactatgaaaataacatatttgtaaattattaatgttttaagttattttgttgttAAGAAATAATCTGCCAATCGAATTTAACCATTGTTTATACGTAATCTCAACTTTCTGTAAATGCTAATAGGCTCCATCATTTTACAGAAATTTGGGTTTAAAAATGTGAATTAAATCGAGTACGAATTGTCATATATCGCGTATCTGAATTTTGTAAGAATTTACTACTAGAAGAAATTATATAGCTAAACCATAACTAGTATACACATTACTTAGATATAATTTCATAGAATTGAAACTGGAACTGGCGAAAAAACACTAATTGAGTTAAACaattaattggcaaaaattAAAGGGTTGTAATCTATTAAAAAACTTGAAGCCAAATCTACAAATTGtaataaatgaaacaaaaaatgtgCACAATTTGTTTCCAATTTTTTTGTGATGGATCTAAAATTCAAATCCATACACTCCATCCTAATATCATTGGCATAAGTTATTATCTACTTACTAGTCATAGGATATTGTTCTTTTGCGTGATTAGATACAGTCTCATTGTTTTCTTTATAACTGATCGTATTTACAAAATCGTCTACAACATGAGTATtcgaaatagtttttttttccaagccATTATATTAGCATGTACTACTAAACTCAAAGGTTTCAAAGGTGAAACATTAGATATTTTCTTAGCTTCTTGTTTTAAATTATCCAAGATAATTTTCagtttatgtaaaaataataattgacatCATAGTtgaaaattaagttttaaaattaaagataagTTAAATCAAACTAATTAAGCAATATTGTATGGTTAGCGCATTGTTTGTCAATtgagttaatatttgtattgattCATTTAGAATGAGATTCACTTGATGGTCGCTTTATATTGCATACTGTTTGATCCAcaatttttgatcaaataaaatttaacaatagttaaataaaaattctgTTAATCAGATCAATACAAgcataacatatttttaagcAGTTTGCGAAATTGAGACACAATGAGTCCACATATCATCACTTTTCTTCAAATACTCTGTTTCGTGGGCAACTAAATGCGGCTTCTCAGCAATATATTTGATAAGAGTATCGTGACACATTTTTCCTTCTTGAACAAGATCATGACAACATGCATCAGTGATGGTTAAATTTTCAAAGACAACACCAATTATATCCAACGCACATTTTGGACTGATTTTAAGAAGACATGTATCCCATAGTGATTTTGCTTCAGCTTCTTCAACAGAGAATGCTGGAACGAACGCACAAATCAAAGCAACAACAATGAATACGATAGTAGTTCGGGAAGAAGTGTGAGCCATTGTGCCAATGTTTTCGAAATAAGTggcaaataatattaatataatatattaaaatgtttgtATCTGGTATTTTAGAATGAAGTTTTGTCTCATATTTATAATAGATTAAACACTCAAACCCAAACTAAACGTATTTTCAAGTGAACAtaagaaattaattaatgcaGTTTAACGTTAAATGAAACTTGACAGTTAATATGAGTTTTCTCTaacatatttagaaaatttagaaaaaataaatatacttattTGTTTAAACTAAATACTATCAAAATAGCATATTTCTAAGATATTaatgttttaagttattttgttgttAAGAAATAACCTGCCAATCGAATTTAACTATTGTTTATACGTATTCTCAACTTTCTGTAAATGCTAATAGGGTCCATCATTTTACAGAAATTTGGGtttaaaaatgtgaatttaatCGAGTACGGATTGTCATATATCGCGGATCTTTATTTTGTAAGAATTTACTACTAGAAGAAATTATATAGCTAAACCATAACTAGTATATACATTACGTAGATATAATTTCATAGAAATGAAACTGGAAATGGCGAAAAAAACACTAATTGAGTTAAACaattaattggcaaaaattAAAGGGTTGTAATCTATTCTAAAACTTGAAGGCAAATCTACAAATTGTaatcaatgaaacaaaaaaatttgaagcCAAATCTTCTAGTAGTAACATTTTGTAGATTTGGCTTCATCTTTTGAATAGAGTCTTCGATCGATCTTTGAAAATTTGACCATCACTGATGCATGTTGTCATGATCTTGTTCAAGAAGGAAAAGTGTGTCACAATACTCTTATCAAATATATTGCTGATAAGCCGCAGTTAGTTGACCGCCGCAGTTAGTTGCCCACGAAACATAGTATTTGAAGAAAAGTGATGATTTGTGGACTCATTATATCTCAATTTCGAAAACTGcttaaaatatgttttgtttgtATTATTCTGATTAACAAAAACTTTATTCAACTATCGTTAAATTTTCTTTAATCAAAAATCATGGATCAGACAGTATGCAATATAAACCAACCATCAAGTGAATCTCATTCTAAATGAATCAGTACAAATATTAACTCAATTGAAAAACAATGTGCTATCCTATAAGAttgttaaaataataacaaGGCATATAAGAATAACTTCAAATAATATTGCTTAACGAGTTTGATTTAATgtatctttaatttttaaactcaaTTTTCATCTAAGATGTCAATCATTATTTCTACATACACTGAAAAAATATcttgataatttaaaacaagaggttaaaaaatatctaatattttACCTTTGGAACCTTAGAGTTTAATAGTACATGATAAACAATGACTTGGAAAAAACAATAGTTTGAATACTCATATTATTGACGATAAATACGATCATTTATACAGAATACAATGAGACTGGATGTAATCATCCTATGACTAGTAAatagattaaaaattattctCATAATATTAGGATGGAGCGTATGAATTTGAGTTTTGTATCGATCACTATAGTGTTGGAATCAAAATTGTGaacattttctattttatgttttttacaaTTTGTAGATTTGGCTTccaatattttaatagaatataacCCTTTACTTTTGGaaaattaatagtttaatacaaatattgttttttcatCAGATCCGGTTTCTTTTCAATGAaattatatctatataatttatatactagTTATGGTTTAGCTATAAAATTTGTTCTAGTAGTAAATTCTTACAAAATTGAGATAAGCGATATAAGACAATTCATACTCGATTAAATTTACATTCTTAAACCCAAATTTCTGTAAGATGATGGAGTCTATTAACATTTACATAAAATAGAGAATACGAATAAACCAGGGTTAAATTTGATTGGTAGGTTATTTCTTAATGATAAATTACTTAAAACATTAgtaatttagaaatattttgttttgatataatttattttaaataataagtatatctttttctaaattttataaatatgttcgAGAAAACTCATATTAACAGtcacattttattttacaataaacTGCATTAATTAACTTGTTATGTTCACTTGAAAATATGGTTAGTTTGTGTTTGAGTGTTTAATCTCCTATAAATATGAGATAAAAATtcattctaaaaaaaatcaaacattttaatatattatattaataaataatgtttGCCACTTATTTCGAAAGCATTGGCACAATGGCTTACACTACCTCCCGAACTATTATCGTATTCATTGTTGTTGTTTTGGTTTGTGCGTTCTTTCCTGCATTCTCTGTTGAAGATGCTGAAGCAAAATCACTTTGGAATACATGTCTTTTTTAAATGAGTCAAAAATGTGTGTTTGATATAATTGGTGTTGTCTTTGAAAGTTTAACCATCACTGATGCATGTTGTCATGATCTTGTTCAAGAAGGTAAAGTGTGTCACGATACTCTTATCAAATATATTGCTGATAAACCGCACTTAGTTGCCCACGAAACacagttttattaaaaagtaaaaatacatttatatcctAAGGTTAACTATTCCAGACtaggggtttagagttaaggtgGAGTTTTGAggatatggtttcaaattttagaaaaaaataaaaattttaaaataaaaagaggctattttgatcatttttttaattgaaagctatttttgtgacaaaaattttaaaagattatttgtgacaaaaaaaaattcatttcttTAATgtacatttaaaaattaaaatctacatTAATAAAGTTGAGTTTAGTCTTTCTaatagtgacaaaaaaaaagtttagtctCTCTACAATCATCCCCCTCAGCACATAGCATGGGCAATTTGTGACACCTGTCATTTTGTCTTTTAACTATTTATCTTATGTATACTTCTCAAAAACTGAATCGACATCTCATTTAGATCTAGTAATCATCATGAATTTCATCAATTTAAATGTTTCGGACGTTCCTAATTcccatctctttctctttgttgtAACAATGATTCATGTCCTTTATATTATTTGGatcatttatttgtatttacccTTCATAtcattctctttctctctgtaaTCTCAGGATATGATTTCTGGGATGGAATTCAGTGATTCCTTTGAGTATCTCCACCATTCCAAAGAGGTACCCTACTACTTATTTATTCTCATCTTTTCGTGTCTTCTTTTAATTGAAGATTGATTTCATGGTGATTGTTAGGTTATGGTGCAAGCCACTGTTTTCGGATTTAAGAAAACGCGAGACCAGACTGATGCATCATGTCTAGATAAGAGACCAGACTGATGAATCATGTCTAGATCAGAGACCAGAGACTGATGAATCATGTCTAGATCAGAGACCATACTGATGAATAATGTATAGATCACGGGGTAATTCCAAAATATGTGTTGGATGTGGCGAAGTTTGTGTCttgaaaattcaaattttctCACTTTTAGTTTGAACTTTAATAGAAAACCTGGGAGAGCCGGAGAGGTCAAGGTTCACGTTGGTTATGTGGCTCAGATCTCTTCTCTTTCTGATTCTATACACACAGAAGGTGTTATTGTTGAGACTGAGACCAAGCTATATGACTCTAAATTAATTTGAGGTTAGGTCTTTGGAGAAACGTGTTACACTGTTCCCGGAAGAAAGAGCAAACAGAAGGGACTCATCATCATCCTTCGAAGTGGCAACTCTGGAAGAAGCCACGAAACAATCCTACAAATATGTTTAACCATGAGATCAAGAAAAGATGTTTATGTTTCTTAATGTTTGGTTGCTCTTATAGTGCATGTAGATTTTAACAGAGTAGGAGCTCCTTTTCTAGAGATCGAATCTTAACTTTATATGAGAAGTGGGATTGGATCCATTGAATACACCAGTGAGATGCAATGGATTGTGAGAGAGCAATGGGAATATCCAAGAAGGCCCTCTCCACTGCGATGCTAACATCTCAATCCGTCCAATTGTGCAAGCTAAGTTTGGCACCAAGGTCAAcaagtttctttctttctttgtcgTTTTGTTATTCTGAGTATAGCCAGTGAAGAGATATGATCAACTCATTCTATTTTCATTCAACTATATCTGGTTGATGATTCAAATTTTTGTTGGTTCATAGGTGGAAATTAAGAGTTTGAGTGCATATCAGTAATTAACAAGCACTACAACAAATATAGGTATTGATAGCAGATTATTATAGCACAATTTACGTAACTGCTATGGAAAGGTAGTTGGAAGTCTGGATAACAAACTTATAGCATTATAGTTATGCTAAGCCCAAAAATCAGTAAacgaaaaataaaaactcaCTAATCACCCTAGTTTTTACAATTAGCGCcaacacttaaaaaaaaaagggtttcgCGGCCAATTAGTAAAACCAATACTTTTCATagcattagaaaaaaaaaagggtttctCGTTTTCTCCGTCTTCTTCGTCTCTACATCGAGCTCTACGCTCTCTCCACTCTCTCCGACTCGATTTTTCTTCGATCACCAATCGTAATCATTGTTTTTCACCGGCGTCTCCCAATTCGATTCAGCCATCCTCATCTCCGATTTCAATCCGAGATTCAAAATTAAAAGTGAGTTCTTACCGTCGGTAGATTCATGTGTAGTATGTAGTTAGGTTTTGGCTCTGCTCAATGTTGTGATTAGTTAGGTTTTCGATGTTCTCTATCACTATCCCATGGGTTCATCTTTCTTTCCaataatcaaatttttattCCGCAGGTGTGGGTTAGTGTCTTCGCAATCTTACGTCTGCTATACATTGTGAAGGTTAGACACATCTATTTAGTTCTTCtcattttgtaatcatttgtagaCTTTTGTAGACAATGCGTTTGTTCTTTGCGGTTAACACTTTGAAGTGTAATTTGTTCTCATTGCTGCTTGAACCATGTACGCTTGTTTGAACTGTGGAAAGGGTCCTAACTTTATGTAGACAATGTTGGACAAGTCATGGGTGCATTTATGCAGGTATGTACATTGGTTTAAGTGTTCAGTTTATGCATTTCAACATTTCTTCTCAtaactttctttttattttcgtttGATTTACATGAACTCAAGAGTTGATTCTGCATATGAGAGAGGTGCTTGGGGTTTTGTCAATGCTGTTACTGCTATGTTAGGAGTTAATGGGAAGATTGTATGTCCATGCGCCCGATGCCGCAATCTAGATCGCCATACAAGTGAGGAGGTTGTCTCTCATTTGGTTATAAATGGAATGGATGACGCTTATAAGGTACGCTCAGATTGGTTTCACCATGGAGATGGTAACTCTGTTGCTGTACTGGAAGGTGAAGATAGATGCTGGAATGCTGAGATCCTTAGTTTATATGAAGCAGCAAACTGCTTAGATGAAGATTTAGCCATTAGGGGGTCCCAGTTACGTGAGTCAGTTGAGGGTGAGGACAGGAAAGAAGATGAGTTTTTAGCAAAACTTGCAGAGGCTGAAACCCCCTTGTATCCAACGTGTGCGAGTCATAGCAAGCTATCAGCTGTAGTTTCATTGTTTAGGATTAAGTCTCAAAATGGTTGGTCAGACAAGAGCTTTGATGACTTACTGCAAACATTGCCAAACATGTTACCTGAAGACAATGTGCTGCACACATCAACTTATGATGTCAAGaagtttttgaaatcttttgATATGGGATATCAAAAGATTCATGCTTGTGTGAACGACTGCTGTTTATTTAGAAAGAAGCTGAAGACGGCTGAGAGTTGCCCCAAATGCAAGGCGTCTAGATGGAAGACCAATATGCACACTGGTGAATTAAAGAAGGGTGTTCCACAGAAGGTTTTGAGATATTTTCCATTAATACCTCGTCTGAAAAGGATGTTCAGACAGGAGCAACTTGCAATGGATTT
The nucleotide sequence above comes from Brassica napus cultivar Da-Ae chromosome A9, Da-Ae, whole genome shotgun sequence. Encoded proteins:
- the LOC125578363 gene encoding uncharacterized protein LOC125578363, which produces MAHTSSRTTIVFIVVALICAFVPAFSVEEAEAKSLWDTCLLKISPNCALDIIGVVFENLTITDACCHDLVHEGKMCHDTLIKYIAEKPHLVAHETEYLKKSDDLWTHCVSVSQTA
- the LOC106359713 gene encoding uncharacterized protein LOC106359713 — its product is MAHTSSRTTIVFIVVALICAFVPAFSVEEAEAKSLWDTCLLKISPKCALDIIGVVFENLTITDACCHDLVQEGKMCHDTLIKYIAEKPHLVAHETEYLKKSDDMWTHCVSISQTA